One Acidimicrobiales bacterium genomic window, GGAGGATGCCGAGGCGCAGCACCCGCACCAGGAACAGGACGGCTTCGGGGTCGACGCCCTCGTCGACGGTGCCGTCGACCAGGGCGGCCTCGACCAGCGGGTCGACGGCCTGGCGCCAGCGGTCGTCGGCCTCGGTGAGGGCGGCGGCGACCTCGGCTTCGCGGCGGGCGGTCACGTAGGTCTCGAGGAGGATGGCCTCGGCGTCGGTGAGGCCGGGCGAGAGGTCGGAGGCGCCCCGGGCGACGAGGTCAGCCACCTTGGCGTCCCGGCCCGCACCGCGCTCCACCTGGGACCTGGAGCGGGTGATCACCGCCTGGCGGAGCAGGTCGGTCTTGGAGGTGAATCGGCCGTACACCGCCCCGGTGGAGAGCCCCGCCTGCTTGACGATGGTCTGGATCTTGGTGCCGTCGTAGCCCTTCTCGGCGAACACCCGGGCGGCGGCGTCGAGCAGGCGCTCGCGCAGCGGGTCGTCGTCGGG contains:
- a CDS encoding helix-turn-helix domain-containing protein; this encodes MSDTATTVPDDDPLRERLLDAAARVFAEKGYDGTKIQTIVKQAGLSTGAVYGRFTSKTDLLRQAVITRSRSQVERGAGRDAKVADLVARGASDLSPGLTDAEAILLETYVTARREAEVAAALTEADDRWRQAVDPLVEAALVDGTVDEGVDPEAVLFLVRVLRLGILLHRGSGLPTPDADGWEALVGRVVASFGRPEGATPPTDPTPISTDLTTLEGEQ